From a single Raphanus sativus cultivar WK10039 chromosome 3, ASM80110v3, whole genome shotgun sequence genomic region:
- the LOC108845388 gene encoding uncharacterized protein LOC108845388 → MGRAHIIFLKTLTFHKDDPELEDENLPGENGLLRRSGDLLTHKRQQCSLVSNSGKWLQIVKNGPKGSLSRATSLLFDNKIPRHLVSLDESYLRRCLDLINISAFNSASSSLSMNLVGSSYNSFDSTVMMIPTKEDVARLVFDLPLVDDSGSIVISPTITGCKRLTTTHMVDNKPLLFDGDVDVVSLSSTNSVSSSSSSDEQSSSCWSPSSTVSQGTLQFTMKDNKTPHFVFSLDDQKEIIYVASLRSTSSFGFDRSSLDYSYLIHLKKGHRSELVGKLKVSTSFPVSSTNETVVERRFVLFSSGVNPQLPAHSDIKKSRGLSKKVADALKSTTRASRQRSVSRFSRTSSVADSCSWEPFQEPDLEEPVSLLDDNLPPNLETLAVVVREQYEEEKVGGGWGMKFLKKTPLARTKHDKHSARIDVVIPSGIHGGPRSRNGGGPSSLVQRWKSGGSCDCSGWDLGCPLTVFKGQARKDQSEGRQCNLFELFSEGSKQGIPGLRIMSVRDGLYFVQFQANISVLQSFSIALAYVHCQSQRLRPWSSGKCL, encoded by the exons ATGGGGCGGGCACAT ataatatttttaaaaacattgacTTTTCACAAGGATGATCCTGAGCTTGAAGATGAGAATCTGCCTGGGGAAAATGGTTTATTGAGGAGGTCAGGGGACTTGTTGACTCACAAGAGACAACAATGCAGTTTAGTTTCAAACAGCGGAAAGTGGCTACAGATTGTTAAAAACGGTCCAAAAGGTTCTTTATCTCGTGCCACTAGCTTGTTATTCGATAACAAGATCCCAAGGCATCTGGTGTCATTGGACGAGAGTTATCTCCGTCGTTGCCTCGACCTGATTAATATCAGTGCCTTTAACTCAGCCAGCAGCAGCCTTTCTATGAATCTTGTAGGATCATCATATAATAGCTTTGATTCAACAGTGATGATGATCCCCACAAAAGAAGATGTTGCTCGTCTTGTGTTTGATCTTCCGTTGGTTGATGATTCAGGCAGTATAGTGATTAGCCCAACCATCACAGGTTGCAAGAGGCTTACTACTACACACATGGTTGATAATAAACCTTTGTTATTTGATGGTGACGTTGATGTTGTCTCTTTATCAAGCACAAACTCAGtgagttcttcttcttcttctgatgaGCAGTCTTCTTCATGTTGGTCTCCATCTTCAACAGTTTCTCAAGGAACACTTCAGTTCACCATGAAAGACAACAAGACACCTCATTTTGTTTTCTCATTGGACGATCAGAAAGAGATCATCTATGTAGCTAGCTTAAGAAGCACCAGCAGCTTTGGTTTCGACCGGAGTTCTCTAGACTATTCGTATTTGATCCATCTGAAGAAAGGCCACAGATCTGAATTGGTTGGTAAACTTAAGGTATCAACTTCGTTTCCTGTCTCATCCACGAATGAAACAGTCGTAGAGAGACGGTTTGTTCTGTTCAGTAGTGGTGTCAATCCGCAGTTACCAGCCCACAGCGATATCAAGAAAAGCAGAGGATTGTCTAAGAAAGTGGCTGATGCGCTCAAAAGCACCACACGCGCTTCAAGGCAAAGAAGTGTATCAAGATTCAGTAGAACAAGCTCAGTAGCGGATTCTTGTTCTTGGGAGCCGTTTCAAGAACCAGATCTTGAAGAACCCGTGAGTTTACTAGATGACAACCTTCCACCAAATCTTGAAACGTTAGCTGTTGTTGTGAGGGAACAGTACGAGGAAGAGAAAGTTGGAGGAGGCTGGGGGATGAAGTTTCTCAAGAAAACTCCCTTGGCTCGAACCAAGCATGATAAGCATTCAGCGAGAATAGACGTTGTGATTCCTTCAGGGATTCACGGAGGGCCAAGAAGCAGAAACGGTGGTGGTCCTTCGAGTTTGGTGCAGAGATGGAAGTCTGGAGGAAGCTGTGATTGCTCCGGATGGGACTTGGGTTGTCCCTTGACCGTCTTTAAAGGCCAGGCTCGTAAAGACCAAAGTGAAGGTCGTCAATGCAATCTTTTTGAGCTCTTCTCAGAG GGATCAAAGCAGGGGATTCCTGGACTGAGGATCATGAGTGTAAGAGACGGTCTTTACTTTGTTCAGTTTCAAGCAAACATATCTGTTTTGCAATCTTTTTCAATAGCTTTGGCATACGTTCATTGCCAGAGCCAGAGACTCAGGCCATGGTCGTCTGGGAAGTGTTTATAG